In one window of Protaetiibacter larvae DNA:
- a CDS encoding acyl-CoA dehydrogenase family protein — translation MSELVARFASVFDEVGADAVTRERERRLPYAEVELLREAGFTRVTLPVEFGGDGAGPAELFELLAELARRDPNVAQLFRSHFSFIDRTLHAPDSPTRTRRLALLADGAIHGNATFEKGPAKVGSYDTRLVTDAEGLRLDGRKFYSTGTLFADLVSVLADRDGEFVSVLVRTDAAGVERLDDWDGFGQRMTGSGTTVFEGVRVSAEDVLEREDRPSHGGAFVQLVLLATLTGIGRAVVDDAVRFVRARTRSYSHASAATVREDPIVQETVGELSAASFAADGALALAVAALQAASDASRAGEPEEALRARIATADLATTRAQLVIIPNVLRAATELFEVGGASAVSTGLALDRHWRNARTVASHNPARYKARIVGDHLVNDTPVVSWWTNGEA, via the coding sequence ATGAGCGAGCTCGTCGCGCGCTTCGCCTCCGTCTTCGACGAGGTGGGCGCGGATGCGGTCACGCGCGAGCGCGAACGCCGGCTGCCGTACGCCGAGGTGGAGCTCCTGCGCGAGGCCGGCTTCACGCGGGTGACCCTGCCGGTCGAGTTCGGGGGTGACGGCGCCGGCCCCGCGGAGCTCTTCGAGCTGCTCGCCGAGCTCGCCCGCCGCGACCCCAACGTGGCCCAGCTGTTCCGCTCGCACTTCTCCTTCATCGATCGCACGCTGCACGCCCCCGACTCGCCCACCCGCACACGGCGGCTCGCCCTGCTCGCCGACGGCGCGATCCACGGCAACGCCACCTTCGAGAAGGGCCCGGCGAAGGTCGGAAGCTACGACACCCGCCTCGTGACGGATGCCGAGGGGCTGAGGCTCGACGGTCGCAAGTTCTACAGCACCGGCACGCTGTTCGCCGATCTCGTGTCGGTGCTCGCCGACCGCGACGGCGAGTTCGTGAGCGTGCTCGTGCGCACCGACGCCGCGGGCGTGGAGCGCCTCGACGACTGGGACGGCTTCGGCCAGCGGATGACGGGCTCCGGCACGACCGTGTTCGAGGGCGTGCGGGTGAGCGCCGAGGACGTGCTCGAGCGGGAGGACCGCCCCTCGCACGGCGGCGCCTTCGTGCAGCTCGTGCTGCTCGCCACCCTCACCGGGATCGGGCGCGCGGTCGTCGACGACGCCGTGCGCTTCGTGCGCGCCCGCACCCGCTCCTACTCGCACGCGAGCGCGGCGACGGTGCGCGAGGACCCCATCGTGCAGGAGACCGTCGGCGAGCTCTCGGCGGCCTCCTTCGCCGCCGACGGCGCCCTGGCCCTCGCCGTCGCGGCACTGCAGGCGGCGAGCGACGCGAGTCGCGCGGGGGAGCCGGAGGAGGCGCTGCGCGCCCGGATCGCGACCGCGGACCTCGCCACCACGCGCGCCCAGCTCGTCATCATCCCGAACGTGCTGCGGGCCGCCACCGAGCTGTTCGAGGTGGGCGGCGCGAGCGCCGTCTCCACCGGGCTCGCCCTCGACCGCCACTGGCGCAACGCCCGCACGGTGGCATCCCACAACCCCGCGCGCTACAAGGCGCGCATCGTCGGCGACCACCTCGTCAACGACACCCCCGTGGTGTCGTGGTGGACCAACGGCGAAGCCTGA
- a CDS encoding aldo/keto reductase — protein MTSFRGLDVGEQGFGGMALAEVYGPADTEASLATLHHAVDAGIRLIDTADVYGGGSNEELVGRLLKDRRDEVVLATKFGILRTPDADGFRARGDAAYPRQAVQASLRRLGVDRIDLYYYHRVDPRVPIEETVGALAELVREGVIGHIGLSEVTASELERANAVHPITAVQSEWSIWSRDVEAQVIPTAARLGVGFVAYSPLGRGFLASPVTELPEGDLRRNFPRFQEERLAANAPIGETVRRVAEAEGVTPAQLALAWLAERGRALGVGVVPIPSTRRAERIDENLAAAGIRLSAEALAALEPLGALVTGDRARFVADISQGRERAEAADAAGNA, from the coding sequence ATGACCTCGTTCCGCGGACTCGACGTCGGCGAGCAGGGCTTCGGCGGCATGGCGCTCGCCGAGGTCTACGGCCCCGCCGACACGGAGGCGTCGCTCGCGACCCTGCATCACGCCGTGGACGCCGGCATCCGGCTCATCGACACGGCCGACGTCTACGGCGGCGGCAGCAACGAGGAGCTCGTCGGGCGGCTGCTGAAGGATCGACGCGACGAGGTGGTGCTCGCCACCAAGTTCGGCATCCTGCGTACCCCGGATGCCGACGGCTTCCGGGCGCGCGGCGATGCGGCCTACCCCCGCCAGGCGGTGCAGGCGAGCCTGCGGCGACTCGGCGTCGACCGGATCGACCTGTACTACTACCACCGGGTCGATCCGCGGGTGCCGATCGAGGAGACCGTCGGCGCACTCGCAGAGCTCGTGCGCGAGGGCGTGATCGGGCACATCGGGCTCTCCGAGGTGACCGCGAGCGAGCTCGAGCGCGCGAACGCCGTGCACCCCATCACGGCGGTGCAGAGCGAGTGGTCGATCTGGAGCCGGGATGTCGAGGCGCAGGTGATCCCCACCGCGGCGCGCCTCGGCGTGGGCTTCGTCGCCTACTCGCCGCTCGGCCGCGGCTTCCTCGCCTCGCCGGTCACCGAGCTGCCGGAGGGCGACCTGCGCCGCAACTTCCCGCGCTTCCAGGAGGAGCGGCTCGCCGCCAATGCGCCGATCGGGGAGACCGTGCGCCGCGTGGCGGAGGCCGAGGGGGTCACCCCCGCGCAGCTCGCCCTCGCCTGGCTCGCCGAGCGGGGCCGCGCGCTGGGGGTGGGCGTGGTGCCGATCCCGAGCACGCGCCGCGCGGAGCGGATCGACGAGAACCTCGCGGCGGCGGGCATCCGGCTCAGCGCCGAGGCGCTCGCCGCGCTCGAACCGCTCGGTGCGCTCGTGACGGGCGACCGCGCCCGCTTCGTGGCAGACATCTCGCAGGGCCGCGAACGCGCCGAGGCGGCGGACGCCGCGGGGAACGCATGA
- a CDS encoding acyl-CoA dehydrogenase family protein, with the protein MNLDDFGAFLSRIAPDAPRRERERVLLHTELAELRELGFGALRVPAERGGHPIPLEQLFAHLIRLSAADASLGHIQRGHIAFVESLRAQGADAPQHWYERLLAGDFVGNAQSERQDTARLETRIAREGDAVLLTGTKYYTTGSIYADWIHLAALDGDERVAVTVTAHHPGVQSVDDWDGFGQPLTGSGTTSFERVPVEPGDIAEPTTDASRWHLLGSVFQLSLLAVIAGIAQRALDDTVAFVRPRRRTFGFAGETLPREDPLVQLVVGELSVAASTARRLVLSLAAELGAAADRGAGADELQAIQLEVFRLQEQVPRIVLEATTRLFEVGGASAVGTGFALDRHWRNVRTIASHNPVIQRTRAVGQYELNGTLPEWKAPGA; encoded by the coding sequence TTGAATCTCGACGACTTCGGCGCGTTCCTCAGCCGGATCGCGCCGGATGCCCCGCGTCGCGAACGCGAGCGGGTCCTGCTCCACACCGAGCTCGCCGAGCTGCGGGAGCTCGGCTTCGGGGCGCTGCGCGTGCCGGCCGAGCGCGGCGGCCACCCGATCCCGCTCGAGCAGCTGTTCGCCCACCTCATCCGGCTGTCGGCGGCCGACGCGAGCCTCGGCCACATCCAGCGCGGGCACATCGCCTTCGTGGAGTCGTTGCGGGCGCAGGGCGCGGACGCCCCGCAGCACTGGTACGAGCGCCTCCTCGCGGGCGACTTCGTGGGCAACGCGCAGTCGGAGCGGCAGGACACCGCCCGACTCGAGACGCGCATCGCCCGGGAGGGCGACGCCGTGCTGCTGACCGGCACCAAGTACTACACGACGGGCAGCATCTACGCGGACTGGATCCACCTGGCCGCCCTCGACGGCGACGAGCGGGTCGCCGTGACGGTCACGGCGCACCACCCGGGGGTGCAGTCGGTCGACGACTGGGACGGCTTCGGCCAGCCCCTCACCGGCAGCGGCACGACGAGCTTCGAGCGCGTGCCGGTCGAGCCGGGCGACATCGCGGAGCCGACGACGGACGCCTCCCGCTGGCACCTGCTGGGCTCGGTGTTCCAACTGAGCCTGCTCGCCGTCATCGCGGGCATCGCCCAGCGCGCCCTCGACGACACGGTCGCGTTCGTGCGCCCCCGCCGGCGCACCTTCGGCTTCGCGGGCGAGACCCTGCCGCGCGAGGATCCGCTCGTGCAGCTCGTCGTGGGCGAACTGAGCGTCGCCGCCAGCACCGCCCGACGCCTCGTGCTCTCGCTCGCCGCCGAGCTCGGCGCGGCAGCGGATCGCGGCGCCGGCGCCGACGAGCTGCAGGCGATCCAGCTCGAGGTGTTCCGCCTGCAGGAGCAGGTTCCGCGTATCGTGCTGGAGGCGACCACGCGCCTGTTCGAGGTGGGTGGTGCGTCGGCGGTCGGCACGGGCTTCGCACTCGACCGGCACTGGCGCAACGTGCGGACGATCGCCTCGCACAATCCCGTGATCCAGCGCACGCGCGCCGTCGGCCAATACGAGCTGAACGGCACGCTGCCCGAGTGGAAGGCCCCCGGCGCATGA
- a CDS encoding methionine ABC transporter permease, with protein sequence MREFDLEEFLPRFWKAIGETLLMASVSFVAAAILGVLLALWLYASRPGNILENRYVYAVINFIINLIRPVPFLIVAIAVVGLTRIVFGTGLGPLPQTLPLTIVASVAIARVIESNLVAVDPGAVEAGTSMGASPVRVLFTIVVPESLGPLVLGLTYILVALVDATAVAGTLGGGGLGYLAMNYGWARFDYTVIVIVVITLVILVQALQAVGNAVARRVMH encoded by the coding sequence ATGCGTGAGTTCGACCTGGAGGAGTTCCTGCCGCGCTTCTGGAAGGCGATCGGCGAGACCCTGCTCATGGCGAGCGTGTCGTTCGTGGCCGCCGCCATCCTGGGGGTGCTGCTCGCGCTCTGGCTCTACGCCTCGCGCCCCGGCAACATCCTCGAGAACCGCTACGTGTACGCGGTCATCAACTTCATCATCAACCTCATCCGCCCGGTGCCGTTCCTCATCGTCGCGATCGCCGTGGTGGGGCTCACCCGCATCGTGTTCGGAACGGGTCTCGGCCCGCTGCCGCAGACGCTGCCGCTCACGATCGTGGCGAGCGTGGCGATCGCGCGCGTCATCGAGTCGAACCTCGTGGCCGTCGACCCCGGCGCCGTCGAGGCGGGCACCTCGATGGGGGCGAGCCCCGTGCGGGTGCTCTTCACGATCGTGGTCCCCGAGTCGCTCGGACCGCTCGTGCTCGGCCTCACCTACATCCTCGTCGCGCTCGTGGATGCGACGGCGGTCGCGGGCACTCTCGGCGGCGGCGGCCTCGGCTACCTCGCCATGAACTACGGCTGGGCCCGGTTCGACTACACCGTCATCGTGATCGTGGTCATCACCCTCGTCATCCTCGTCCAAGCACTGCAAGCGGTCGGCAATGCCGTCGCACGAAGGGTCATGCATTGA
- a CDS encoding methionine ABC transporter ATP-binding protein, producing the protein MSTAISFENVSKVFEVGGRRFEALTDVNLTVDRGDIFGIVGYSGAGKSTLLRTVNALERPTSGRVVVDGREISSLSGKPLWEARQRTGMIFQQFNLLSSRTVYKNIAYPLALAGVGKGEILDRVEELLEFVGLTDKALSYPSQLSGGQKQRVGIARALATRPEILISDESTSALDPQTTGEVLELLQRVNAEYGVTILLVTHEIDVIRTIANKVAVMDSGRVVEHGSVYDIFSNPQNPTSRRFVSSVLHHIPSEEALASIREVHRGRLVQIHVENRESNDPFLSRVARTRGIDFNVVYGGVSELESRLFGNLTVELLGEDRAVDAAIGDLREVTAVHELSAPAREVIHA; encoded by the coding sequence GTGAGCACAGCGATCTCCTTCGAGAACGTCTCGAAGGTCTTCGAGGTGGGCGGCCGGCGCTTCGAGGCGCTCACCGACGTCAACCTGACCGTCGACCGCGGAGACATCTTCGGGATCGTCGGCTACTCGGGAGCCGGCAAGTCGACGCTGCTGCGCACCGTCAACGCACTCGAGCGACCCACGAGCGGCCGCGTCGTCGTCGACGGCCGCGAGATCTCCTCGCTGAGCGGCAAACCGCTGTGGGAGGCGCGGCAGCGCACCGGCATGATCTTCCAGCAGTTCAACCTGCTGTCCTCGCGCACCGTCTACAAGAACATCGCCTACCCGCTCGCGCTCGCGGGCGTCGGCAAGGGCGAGATCCTCGACCGGGTGGAGGAGCTGCTCGAGTTCGTCGGGCTCACCGACAAGGCCCTCTCCTACCCGTCCCAGCTCTCCGGCGGGCAGAAGCAGCGCGTCGGCATCGCGCGGGCCCTCGCGACGCGCCCCGAGATCCTCATCTCCGACGAGTCGACGAGCGCGCTCGACCCGCAGACCACGGGCGAGGTGCTCGAGCTGCTGCAGCGCGTGAACGCCGAGTACGGCGTCACGATCCTGCTCGTCACCCACGAGATCGACGTGATCCGCACGATCGCCAACAAGGTCGCCGTGATGGACAGCGGCCGCGTGGTCGAGCACGGCTCCGTCTACGACATCTTCTCCAACCCGCAGAACCCCACCTCGCGCCGCTTCGTCTCCTCGGTGCTGCACCACATCCCCTCCGAGGAGGCCCTCGCGTCGATCCGCGAGGTGCATCGCGGCCGGCTCGTGCAGATCCACGTGGAGAACCGCGAGTCGAACGACCCGTTCCTCTCGCGCGTCGCGCGGACGCGCGGGATCGACTTCAACGTCGTCTACGGCGGGGTGAGCGAGCTCGAGTCGCGCCTGTTCGGCAACCTCACCGTGGAGCTCCTCGGCGAGGATCGCGCGGTGGATGCCGCGATCGGCGACCTCCGTGAGGTCACCGCGGTGCACGAGCTGAGCGCGCCCGCGCGGGAGGTTATCCATGCGTGA
- a CDS encoding MetQ/NlpA family ABC transporter substrate-binding protein, whose protein sequence is MTDLKSKPDAPSELRSAVEASSKKKRNILITVAAVVVAALVAGGIFLATSLGGKPADDADARTGADGAPAARLSLKLAVAEDSQFQDALKEVAAEKGLDVEWVNVDDWVLPNTELVAGNVDGNAFQHILYLSAFNAENNADLTPVFSTVITQWGIFSKTLKDVADIPDGGRIAIPDDPSNGGRALFILEAAGLIEIADDAGDFPTVEDVTDNPKHLEFVALGARAIPTQFDDPSLSAVVVGTSYFDPAQNVTKDDALFLDDSLAEQNLPYVNVVATTAANADNPAWKILEEAYADPRVKEALDAENFGNTVLVKVPVEKLRDKLAELQKAAAQN, encoded by the coding sequence GTGACCGACCTGAAGTCGAAGCCCGACGCCCCGAGCGAACTGCGCTCGGCAGTCGAGGCCAGCAGCAAGAAGAAGCGCAACATCCTCATCACCGTCGCGGCCGTCGTCGTCGCGGCGCTCGTCGCGGGCGGCATCTTCCTCGCGACCTCGCTCGGCGGCAAGCCGGCCGACGACGCGGATGCCCGCACCGGTGCCGACGGCGCCCCCGCCGCGCGCCTGAGCCTCAAGCTCGCCGTGGCCGAGGACAGCCAGTTCCAGGACGCCCTCAAGGAGGTCGCGGCCGAGAAGGGCCTCGACGTCGAGTGGGTCAACGTGGACGACTGGGTGCTTCCCAACACTGAGCTCGTCGCGGGCAACGTGGACGGCAACGCCTTCCAGCACATCCTGTACCTGAGCGCGTTCAACGCCGAGAACAACGCCGACCTGACCCCGGTCTTCTCGACCGTCATCACCCAGTGGGGCATCTTCTCGAAGACCCTGAAGGATGTCGCGGACATCCCGGACGGCGGCCGCATCGCGATCCCGGACGACCCGTCGAACGGCGGACGCGCCCTGTTCATCCTCGAGGCCGCCGGCCTGATCGAGATCGCCGACGACGCGGGAGACTTCCCGACCGTCGAGGACGTCACCGACAACCCGAAGCACCTCGAGTTCGTCGCGCTCGGCGCCCGCGCCATCCCGACCCAGTTCGACGACCCGAGCCTCTCGGCAGTCGTGGTCGGCACCTCGTACTTCGACCCGGCCCAGAACGTCACCAAGGACGACGCGCTGTTCCTCGACGACTCGCTCGCCGAGCAGAACCTGCCCTACGTGAACGTGGTCGCCACGACCGCCGCGAACGCGGACAACCCGGCCTGGAAGATCCTCGAGGAGGCGTACGCCGACCCGCGCGTCAAGGAGGCCCTCGACGCCGAGAACTTCGGCAACACCGTCCTCGTGAAGGTGCCCGTCGAGAAGCTCCGCGACAAGCTCGCCGAGCTGCAGAAGGCCGCCGCGCAGAACTAG
- a CDS encoding alpha/beta hydrolase, protein MDLALVDVDLRSTTAKLPVPDVSRAAVRRLARAATAVMPVTRAAGVRVETLRSRTARVRIYRPVRQRTDAVLLWVHGGGFVIGSPRQDERHCSETAAELGMVVVSAHYRLAPEHPFPAGLDDVTAAWQWLQAEAATLGVDPARVIVGGESAGGGLAACAVQRLRDQSPVQPIGQWLFCPMLDDRTAADRALDAVEHPVWNNTSNRVGWTAYLGQAPGAAALPSYAVAARRDDLTGLPPSWLSVGDIELFSAEVRDYARRLEASGVPVVLDLVAGGPHGFENWAADTAPARMLLARARGWLAELVGAERRAG, encoded by the coding sequence ATGGACCTCGCCCTGGTCGACGTCGACCTGCGGAGCACGACCGCGAAACTGCCCGTTCCGGATGTCTCACGGGCAGCCGTGCGCCGCCTCGCGCGGGCCGCGACCGCGGTCATGCCGGTGACGCGGGCGGCAGGCGTGCGGGTCGAGACCCTGCGATCCAGGACGGCGCGGGTGCGCATCTACCGCCCCGTCCGGCAGCGCACGGACGCGGTGCTGCTCTGGGTGCACGGAGGCGGCTTCGTGATCGGCTCACCCCGCCAGGACGAACGCCACTGCAGCGAGACCGCCGCGGAGCTCGGCATGGTCGTCGTCTCGGCGCACTACCGCCTCGCGCCCGAGCATCCCTTCCCCGCCGGACTCGACGACGTGACGGCCGCGTGGCAGTGGCTGCAGGCGGAGGCCGCGACGCTCGGAGTGGACCCGGCGCGCGTGATCGTGGGCGGCGAGAGCGCGGGCGGCGGGCTGGCCGCGTGCGCCGTGCAGCGACTGCGCGACCAGTCGCCCGTGCAGCCGATCGGGCAGTGGCTGTTCTGCCCGATGCTCGACGACCGCACCGCTGCCGACCGCGCACTCGACGCGGTGGAGCACCCCGTGTGGAACAACACGTCCAACCGGGTCGGCTGGACGGCCTACCTCGGCCAGGCGCCTGGCGCGGCCGCGCTGCCGAGCTACGCCGTGGCCGCGCGCCGCGACGACCTCACGGGGCTGCCCCCGAGCTGGCTGAGCGTCGGCGACATCGAGCTGTTCTCGGCGGAGGTGCGCGACTACGCGCGGCGGCTGGAGGCGTCCGGGGTGCCGGTCGTGCTCGACCTCGTGGCCGGCGGCCCGCACGGCTTCGAGAACTGGGCCGCCGACACGGCGCCGGCGCGAATGCTGCTCGCCCGCGCCCGCGGCTGGCTCGCGGAGCTCGTCGGCGCCGAGCGTCGCGCGGGCTAA
- a CDS encoding TIGR03943 family putative permease subunit, which translates to MLSLVGIVAIAGLALTGRLGLYIHPRYFVFTVIMAGIAAVVVLAAFALLPTAASDDDGYDGHEHGPTRAAGWQVAASAVLIALTAVALLVLPPATLTSSTVEQRDLNGSTASTNVQLVGGDDSALTVKDWAGLLRQGVGDDYLAGKTPTLVGFVTPDADDPDNVFYVTRFVITCCAVDAQPVGVPVYLPGWQGEYATDSWVSVTGAFIDNPSTSSMQPIVLSPAEVVATDQPEQPYVY; encoded by the coding sequence ATGCTGAGCCTCGTCGGCATCGTCGCGATCGCGGGGCTGGCCCTCACCGGCCGACTGGGCCTCTACATCCATCCCCGCTACTTCGTCTTCACGGTGATCATGGCGGGGATCGCCGCGGTCGTGGTGCTCGCGGCGTTCGCCCTCCTGCCGACGGCGGCGAGCGACGACGACGGCTACGACGGCCACGAGCACGGGCCGACCCGGGCGGCCGGGTGGCAGGTGGCCGCGAGCGCCGTGCTCATCGCCCTGACGGCGGTCGCCCTGCTCGTGCTGCCGCCCGCGACCCTCACGAGCTCGACGGTCGAGCAGCGCGACCTCAACGGCTCGACCGCGAGCACGAACGTGCAGCTCGTCGGCGGCGACGACAGCGCCTTAACGGTGAAGGACTGGGCGGGGCTGCTGCGCCAGGGTGTCGGCGACGACTACCTCGCGGGCAAGACCCCGACGCTCGTGGGTTTCGTCACCCCGGATGCCGACGACCCCGACAACGTCTTCTACGTCACGCGCTTCGTCATCACCTGCTGCGCGGTGGACGCCCAGCCGGTAGGGGTGCCCGTCTACCTTCCCGGCTGGCAGGGGGAGTACGCGACCGACAGCTGGGTGAGCGTCACGGGCGCGTTCATCGACAACCCCAGCACGAGCAGCATGCAGCCGATCGTGCTGTCGCCCGCCGAGGTGGTCGCGACCGACCAGCCGGAGCAGCCGTATGTCTACTGA
- a CDS encoding permease yields the protein MQTRAARRTSAGVVAGVLILLALVAVHLLTPDAVGGGLPNAVRDFFTLSISVLVESLPFVFLGVLLSILVQVWVPASLFDRLLPRRPVLRRAAMSLLGVLLPVCECGNVPLARALIIRGLTVSESLTFLLAAPILNPVTIVTTLQAFGWDHGILVGRVVGGFLIANLVGWLFSRHPRQHELLTPRFEASCRAHHDHPLQGRRLRRSVTGFAEETSTMLPALVIGSAIAGAIQVGVPRDVLLALGSNPIWSVLALMALAFVIAICSNVDAFFILSFGSTFMPGGIVAFLTFGAMVDVKMLALLRTTFTTATLVRLTAIVGLACLILGFGVNLVG from the coding sequence ATGCAGACCCGGGCAGCACGACGCACCTCCGCGGGCGTCGTCGCCGGGGTGCTGATCCTGCTCGCCCTCGTGGCCGTGCACCTGCTGACCCCGGATGCCGTGGGCGGCGGCCTGCCGAACGCCGTGCGCGACTTCTTCACCCTGTCGATCAGCGTGCTCGTGGAGTCGCTGCCGTTCGTCTTCCTCGGGGTGCTGCTGTCGATCCTCGTGCAGGTCTGGGTGCCGGCGAGCCTGTTCGACCGCCTGCTCCCGCGGCGCCCCGTGCTGCGCCGGGCCGCGATGTCGCTGCTGGGGGTGCTGCTGCCGGTGTGCGAGTGCGGCAACGTGCCGCTCGCCCGCGCGCTCATCATCCGCGGACTCACCGTGTCGGAGTCGCTGACCTTCCTGCTGGCGGCACCGATCCTGAACCCGGTGACGATCGTGACGACGTTGCAGGCCTTCGGATGGGATCACGGCATCCTCGTCGGCCGGGTCGTGGGCGGCTTCCTCATCGCCAACCTGGTCGGCTGGCTGTTCAGCAGGCACCCGCGACAGCACGAGCTGCTCACCCCCCGCTTCGAGGCGAGCTGCCGGGCGCACCACGACCACCCCCTGCAGGGCCGGCGCCTGCGCCGCAGTGTGACCGGGTTCGCCGAGGAGACGAGCACCATGCTGCCCGCCCTCGTGATCGGCTCGGCCATCGCGGGTGCCATCCAGGTGGGGGTTCCGCGGGATGTGCTGCTGGCGCTCGGCTCGAACCCGATCTGGTCGGTGCTCGCGCTCATGGCGCTCGCCTTCGTGATCGCGATCTGCTCGAACGTCGACGCCTTCTTCATCCTGTCGTTCGGCTCGACGTTCATGCCGGGCGGCATCGTCGCCTTCCTCACCTTCGGGGCGATGGTGGACGTCAAGATGCTCGCCCTGTTGCGCACGACCTTCACGACGGCGACGCTCGTGCGGCTGACCGCGATCGTGGGGCTCGCCTGCCTGATCCTCGGATTCGGGGTGAACCTTGTCGGCTAG
- a CDS encoding NAD-dependent epimerase/dehydratase family protein: MRIALTGANGKLGTVVERELRSRGHEVVALDIAGPRRDGFTRLDLTDYGAVVDALSAIDERHRGLDGVVHLGAIPAPGLETDIATFQNNMLATFHVIQAARRAGIRRIVTASSETVLGLPFETPPPYAPVDEQYDTRPESTYSLTKHLEEELARKVVRWDPELSITALRFSNVMVPDDYPGFAAFQTDPASRRWNLWGYIDARDAAQAVDLALQKAAPGFDRFVIAAADTVMERSSASLLAEFFPGVELRRELGEYETLLSIDHAREVLGYAPAHSWRD, encoded by the coding sequence ATGCGCATCGCCCTCACCGGAGCCAACGGCAAGCTCGGAACCGTCGTCGAGCGCGAGCTGCGCTCCCGCGGCCACGAGGTGGTCGCCCTCGACATCGCGGGCCCGCGCCGCGACGGCTTCACCCGGCTCGACCTCACCGACTATGGCGCCGTCGTCGACGCGCTCTCCGCGATCGACGAGCGCCACCGAGGCCTCGACGGCGTCGTGCACCTGGGCGCGATCCCGGCGCCCGGCCTCGAGACCGACATCGCGACCTTCCAGAACAACATGCTCGCGACCTTCCACGTCATCCAGGCGGCCCGCCGCGCGGGCATCCGCCGCATCGTGACGGCGTCCAGTGAGACCGTGCTCGGCCTGCCCTTCGAGACCCCGCCGCCCTACGCGCCCGTCGACGAGCAGTACGACACCCGCCCCGAGAGCACCTACTCGCTCACCAAGCACCTCGAGGAGGAGCTGGCCCGCAAGGTGGTGCGCTGGGATCCCGAGCTCAGCATTACGGCGCTGCGGTTCTCGAACGTCATGGTGCCGGACGACTACCCCGGCTTCGCGGCGTTCCAGACGGATCCCGCGAGCCGTAGGTGGAACCTGTGGGGCTACATCGACGCCCGGGATGCCGCCCAGGCCGTCGACCTCGCGCTGCAGAAGGCCGCGCCCGGCTTCGACCGCTTCGTGATCGCCGCCGCCGACACCGTCATGGAGCGCTCGAGCGCGTCGCTGCTCGCGGAGTTCTTCCCGGGCGTCGAGCTGCGCCGCGAGCTCGGCGAGTACGAGACGCTGCTGTCGATCGATCACGCCCGCGAGGTGCTCGGCTACGCGCCCGCGCACAGCTGGCGCGACTAG